A stretch of Pogona vitticeps strain Pit_001003342236 chromosome 5, PviZW2.1, whole genome shotgun sequence DNA encodes these proteins:
- the ANAPC10 gene encoding anaphase-promoting complex subunit 10 isoform X3 has protein sequence MTTANKTPPGADPKQLERTGTVREIGSQAVWSLSSCKPGFGVDQLRDDNLETYWQSDGSQPHLVNIQFRRKTTVKTLCIYADYKSDESYTPSKISVRVGNNFHNLQEIRV, from the exons ATGACCACTGCTAACAAAACACCTCCTGGTGCAGATCCAAAGCAGCTAGAAAGGACCGGAACAGTTCGGGAAATAGGATCACAAGCTGTTTGGTCACTTTCCTCTTGTAAACCAG GATTTGGTGTGGACCAGCTACGAGATGATAATTTGGAAACCTACTGGCAGTCTGATGGATCACAGCCTCATTTGGTGAACATCCAGTTCAG aagaaaaacaacagtgaAGACACTATGTATTTATGCAGATTATAAATCCGATGAAAGCTACACTCCAAGCAAAATCTCTGTCAGAGTAGGCAACAACTTTCACAACCTACAGGAAATCCGG GTTTGA
- the ANAPC10 gene encoding anaphase-promoting complex subunit 10 isoform X2: MTTANKTPPGADPKQLERTGTVREIGSQAVWSLSSCKPGFGVDQLRDDNLETYWQSDGSQPHLVNIQFRRKTTVKTLCIYADYKSDESYTPSKISVRVGNNFHNLQEIRVAT, from the exons ATGACCACTGCTAACAAAACACCTCCTGGTGCAGATCCAAAGCAGCTAGAAAGGACCGGAACAGTTCGGGAAATAGGATCACAAGCTGTTTGGTCACTTTCCTCTTGTAAACCAG GATTTGGTGTGGACCAGCTACGAGATGATAATTTGGAAACCTACTGGCAGTCTGATGGATCACAGCCTCATTTGGTGAACATCCAGTTCAG aagaaaaacaacagtgaAGACACTATGTATTTATGCAGATTATAAATCCGATGAAAGCTACACTCCAAGCAAAATCTCTGTCAGAGTAGGCAACAACTTTCACAACCTACAGGAAATCCGGGTAG